The genomic segment CAGGTGATCAAACCTTCCAAGTCTTAAATGCTGTGTCACATTGAAGCACACCGACGACTGTCGCCCAGTGAAGGCAAATGGACGTGCATGAACTGTATCTCGTGCTTGGCAAAAACCGATGCCCAGAGCTTTTCGTGCTCATATCGTAGCAGCTTTACCCGCTGTCTCAAATGCAATGCCCCTCCAACGCCGCGCTAAATCGACACCCAGTGATGCGTACAATTTTGTGTTGTTCCTGCGAGCGACAGGGCGGTGTCCTGCCACTCATCATATGCCCTTGCCCATGCCTCGTCCTCCCGCGTCAGGCGCATCTGGCAGTCTCTCCACAGCATATCCTCCCCTCTTGCAAGAGATGATGGGCACACCTGGAATTTTTCGAAGACGCCTCTTCAGATCGCGATCGTTCGTGGCCACCAGATATACACGCTGCGTGCTAACACGAGTAACGATGCCTGCAGAGAGTCATCAGCAAACCTCACATCGTACGGAAACCCTGAGCCATTCTGTTCCTCAAAATCAAAGAGGGTGTAGAAGGAAGAACTCACAATCGTCAGCGTATGTGCCTTTGTGGTCACATTGCAATCTCTCGAATCGTTCATCTCGAGCAATCTGCAAGGCGATTCTGTATTTTGGTCCCAGCTTTTCCAATTCCGCCATTACGCAGGATGTGATG from the Cercospora beticola chromosome 9, complete sequence genome contains:
- a CDS encoding uncharacterized protein (BUSCO:EOG09264SET), which encodes MGVQKKTRKFAAVKRVIGQRDARLKKNIVAEEAKQKEKAKGKDELIREIPQVPSSMFFQHNTALTPPYSVLVDTNFLSHTVHHKLPLLPTLMDTLYASCTPIITSCVMAELEKLGPKYRIALQIARDERFERLQCDHKGTYADDCIVTRVSTQRVYLVATNDRDLKRRLRKIPGVPIISCKRGGYAVERLPDAPDAGGRGMGKGI